In Gossypium arboreum isolate Shixiya-1 chromosome 5, ASM2569848v2, whole genome shotgun sequence, a single genomic region encodes these proteins:
- the LOC108450450 gene encoding (+)-delta-cadinene synthase isozyme XC14 isoform X1, translated as MASQVSQMPSSSPLSSNKDEMRPKADFQPSIWGDLFLNCPDKNIDAETEKRHQQLKEEVRKMIVAPMANSTQKLAFIDSVQRLGVSYHFTKEIEDELENIYHNNNDAENDLYTTSLRFRLLREHGFNVSYDVFNKFKDEQGNFKSSVTSDVRGLLELYQASYLRVHGEDILDEAISFTTNHLSLAVASLDYPLSEEVSHALKQSIRRGLPRVEARHYLSVYQDIESHNKVLLEFAKIDFNMVQLLHRKELSEISRWWKDLDFQRKLPYARDRVVEGYFWISGVYFEPQYSLGRKMLTKVIAMASIVDDTYDSYATYEELIPYTKAIERWDIKCIDELPEYMKPSYKALLDVYEEMEQLVAEHGRQYRVEYAKNAMIRLAQSYLVEARWTLQNYKPSFEEFKANALPTCGYAMLAITSFVGMGDIVTPETFKWAANDPKIIQASTIICRFMDDVAEHKFKHRREDDCSAIECYMEEYGVTAQEAYDVFNKHVESAWKDVNQEFLKPTEMPTEVLNRSLNLARVMDVLYREGDGYTYVGKAAKGGITSLLIEPVAL; from the exons ATGGCTTCACAAGTTTCTCAAATGCCTTCTTCATCACCCCTTTCTTCCAATAAGGATGAAATGCGTCCCAAAGCCGATTTTCAGCCTAGCATTTGGGGAGATCTCTTCCTCAACTGTCCCGACAAG AATATTGATGCTGAAACTGAAAAGCGCCACCAACAATTGAAAGAAGAAGTGAGGAAGATGATTGTGGCACCAATGGCTAATTCAACCCAAAAGTTAGCCTTCATTGATTCAGTCCAAAGACTGGGTGTGAGTTACCATTTCACCAAGGAGATCGAAGATGAGCTAGAGAATATCTACCATAACAACAATGATGCCGAGAACGACCTCTACACCACATCCCTTCGATTCCGATTACTCCGAGAGCATGGATTCAATGTTTCATACG ACGTATTCAACAAGTTTAAAGACGAGCAAGGGAATTTCAAGTCATCCGTGACAAGCGATGTTCGAGGATTGTTGGAACTTTACCAAGCTTCCTATTTGAGGGTTCATGGGGAAGATATATTGGATGAAGCAATTTCTTTCACCACCAACCATTTAAGCCTTGCAGTAGCATCTTTGGACTATCCGTTATCCGAAGAGGTTTCTCATGCTTTGAAACAATCAATTCGAAGAGGCTTGCCAAGGGTTGAGGCAAGACACTATCTTTCAGTATACCAAGATATTGAGTCCCATAATAAGGTTTTGTTGGAGTTTGCTAAGATCGATTTCAACATGGTACAACTTTTGCATAGGAAAGAGCTAAGTGAGATTTCTAG GTGGTGGAAGGATTTAGACTTTCAAAGAAAGTTGCCATACGCAAGAGATAGAGTGGTTGAAGGCTATTTTTGGATCTCAGGAGTGTACTTTGAGCCCCAATATTCTCTTGGTAGAAAGATGTTGACAAAAGTGATAGCAATGGCTTCTATTGTAGATGATACATATGACTCATATGCAACATATGAAGAGCTCATCCCCTATACAAAAGCAATTGAGAG GTGGGATATCAAATGCATAGATGAACTTCCTGAATACATGAAACCAAGCTACAAGGCGCTATTagatgtttatgaagaaatggaACAATTGGTTGCTGAGCATGGTAGACAATATCGTGTCGAATATGCAAAAAATGCG ATGATACGACTTGCTCAATCTTACCTTGTGGAGGCCAGATGGACTCTTCAAAACTACAAACCATCATTTGAGGAGTTTAAGGCTAATGCATTGCCAACTTGTGGTTATGCCATGCTTGCTATTACATCTTTCGTCGGCATGGGAGATATTGTAACACCAGAAACCTTTAAATGGGCAGCCAATGACCCTAAGATCATTCAAGCTTCCACAATTATTTGTAGGTTTATGGATGATGTTGCTGAACACAag TTCAAACATAGGAGAGAAGACGATTGCTCAGCAATTGAGTGTTACATGGAAGAATATGGTGTAACAGCACAAGAGGCATATGATGTATTCAACAAGCATGTTGAAAGTGCTTGGAAGGATGTGAATCAAGAGTTTCTGAAACCAACAGAAATGCCAACAGAAGTTTTGAATCGTAGCCTAAACCTTGCAAGGGTGATGGATGTACTTTACAGAGAAGGTGATGGCTACACATATGTTGGAAAAGCGGCTAAGGGTGGAATCACTTCATTACTCATTGAACCAGTTGCACTTTGA
- the LOC108450450 gene encoding (+)-delta-cadinene synthase isozyme XC14 (The RefSeq protein has 3 substitutions compared to this genomic sequence) has translation MASQVSQMPSSSPLSSNKDEMRPKADFQPSIWGDLFLNCPDKNIDAETEKRHQQLKEEVRKMIVAPMANSTQKLAFIDSVQRLGVSYHFTKEIEDELENIYHNNNDAENDLYTTSLRFRLLREHGFNVSCDVFNKFKDEQGNFKSSVTSDVRGLLELYQASYLRVHGEDILDEAISFTTNHLSLAVASLDYPLSEEVSHALKQSIRRGLPRVEARHYLSVYQDIESHNKVLLEFAKIDFNMVQLLHRKELSEISRWWKDLDFQRKLPYARDRVVEGYFWISGVYFEPQYSLGRKMLTKVIAMASIVDDTYDSYATYEELIPYTKAIERWDIKCIDELPEYMKPSYKALLDVYEEMEQLVAKHGRQYRVEYAKNAMIRLAQSYLVEARWTLQNYKPSFEEFKANALPTCGYAMLAITSFVGMGDIVTPETFKWAANDPKIIQASTIICRFMDDVAEHKFKHRREDDCSAIECYMEEYGVTAQEAYDVFNKHVESAWKDVNKEFLKPTEMPTEVLNRSLNLARVMDVLYREGDGYTYVGKAAKGGITSLLIEPVAL, from the exons ATGGCTTCACAAGTTTCTCAAATGCCTTCTTCATCACCCCTTTCTTCCAATAAGGATGAAATGCGTCCCAAAGCCGATTTTCAGCCTAGCATTTGGGGAGATCTCTTCCTCAACTGTCCCGACAAG AATATTGATGCTGAAACTGAAAAGCGCCACCAACAATTGAAAGAAGAAGTGAGGAAGATGATTGTGGCACCAATGGCTAATTCAACCCAAAAGTTAGCCTTCATTGATTCAGTCCAAAGACTGGGTGTGAGTTACCATTTCACCAAGGAGATCGAAGATGAGCTAGAGAATATCTACCATAACAACAATGATGCCGAGAACGACCTCTACACCACATCCCTTCGATTCCGATTACTCCGAGAGCATGGATTCAATGTTTCATACG ACGTATTCAACAAGTTTAAAGACGAGCAAGGGAATTTCAAGTCATCCGTGACAAGCGATGTTCGAGGATTGTTGGAACTTTACCAAGCTTCCTATTTGAGGGTTCATGGGGAAGATATATTGGATGAAGCAATTTCTTTCACCACCAACCATTTAAGCCTTGCAGTAGCATCTTTGGACTATCCGTTATCCGAAGAGGTTTCTCATGCTTTGAAACAATCAATTCGAAGAGGCTTGCCAAGGGTTGAGGCAAGACACTATCTTTCAGTATACCAAGATATTGAGTCCCATAATAAGGTTTTGTTGGAGTTTGCTAAGATCGATTTCAACATGGTACAACTTTTGCATAGGAAAGAGCTAAGTGAGATTTCTAG GTGGTGGAAGGATTTAGACTTTCAAAGAAAGTTGCCATACGCAAGAGATAGAGTGGTTGAAGGCTATTTTTGGATCTCAGGAGTGTACTTTGAGCCCCAATATTCTCTTGGTAGAAAGATGTTGACAAAAGTGATAGCAATGGCTTCTATTGTAGATGATACATATGACTCATATGCAACATATGAAGAGCTCATCCCCTATACAAAAGCAATTGAGAG GTGGGATATCAAATGCATAGATGAACTTCCTGAATACATGAAACCAAGCTACAAGGCGCTATTagatgtttatgaagaaatggaACAATTGGTTGCTGAGCATGGTAGACAATATCGTGTCGAATATGCAAAAAATGCG ATGATACGACTTGCTCAATCTTACCTTGTGGAGGCCAGATGGACTCTTCAAAACTACAAACCATCATTTGAGGAGTTTAAGGCTAATGCATTGCCAACTTGTGGTTATGCCATGCTTGCTATTACATCTTTCGTCGGCATGGGAGATATTGTAACACCAGAAACCTTTAAATGGGCAGCCAATGACCCTAAGATCATTCAAGCTTCCACAATTATTTGTAGGTTTATGGATGATGTTGCTGAACACAag TTCAAACATAGGAGAGAAGACGATTGCTCAGCAATTGAGTGTTACATGGAAGAATATGGTGTAACAGCACAAGAGGCATATGATGTATTCAACAAGCATGTTGAAAGTGCTTGGAAGGATGTGAATCAAGAGTTTCTGAAACCAACAGAAATGCCAACAGAAGTTTTGAATCGTAGCCTAAACCTTGCAAGGGTGATGGATGTACTTTACAGAGAAGGTGATGGCTACACATATGTTGGAAAAGCGGCTAAGGGTGGAATCACTTCATTACTCATTGAACCAGTTGCACTTTGA